In a genomic window of Nostoc sp. UHCC 0870:
- a CDS encoding SdrD B-like domain-containing protein, translated as MPLIDDLLQALKSTLPDNDVNLVVAFPGAGGDAPSYLDITITNGNFLNGLYDSYCIDANKGILPGQTYQAQVYSSYNDPIPTGIIDKPENLDEVNWLINQQFVGKQSSGGFGSYTSGDIQVAIWNLLENTLNTLPQNIFSTVGPFEQSRVDEIVNAALTNGAGFVPGISTDGTPQDIGIIVVPVDGSGNNIAQSTINILKTAALGDFVFEDLNANGIQDANEKGVGGVTVTLTGGGKDGVIGTADDTIVTTTTDADGSYLFPLLVPGVEYKVTFGKPNGFVFTNANQGDDTLDSDADPLTGMSQIIKLNPREFNSTIDAGIYKPAGLGNFVFEDKNGNGIQDAGDAGVGGVLVKLQNADGTAVVDGSGNPITTTTNANGGYSFTGLTPGEYKVMFVAPNGFEFTTANVGNDALDSDANPSNGMTQTVTLSSGEFNDTLDAGLIKPAGLGNFVFEDKNGNGIQDAGEAGVGGVLVKLQNADGTAVVDGSGNPITTTTNANGGYSFTGLTPGEYKVMFVAPNGFKFTTANVGNDALDSDANPSNGMTQTVTLSSGEFNDTLDAGLIKPAGLGNFVFEDKNGNGIQDAGDAGVGGVLVKLQNADGTAVVDGSGNPITTTTNANGGYSFTGLTPGEYKVMFVAPNGFEFTTANVGNDALDSDADPTNGMTQTVTLSSGEFNDTLDAGIKLKNTAPDAKNDLFHYTENEGGGFYDGNNLLSNDFDVDGDGLHVTHVNGIEIGGGRWIHLDKGDVFVNQNGAIDFAAGGDFDFLKAGETRDVGFDYKVSDGKGGTDTAHVTLRVKGLNDAPDAKNDLFHYTENEGGGVYDGNNLLSNDFDVDGDGLHVTHVNGIEIGGGRWIHLDKGDVFVNQNGAIDFAAGGDFDFLKAGETRDVGFDYKVSDGKGGTDTANVTLRVKGLNDAPDAKNDLFHYTENEGGGVYDGNNLLSNDFDVDGDGLHVTHVNGIEIGGGRWIHLDKGDVFVNQNGAIDFAAGGDFDFLKAGETRDVGFDYKVSDGKGGTDTAHVTLRVKGLNDAPDAKNDLFHYTENEGGGVYDGNNLLSNDFDVDGDGLHVTHVNGIAIGGGRWIHLDKGDVFVNQNGAIDFATGGDFNFLGGGQISDVGFNYTVSDGKGGTDTAHVTLRVNGVNDLSSAILNSAIALLNISPIAFDLNGDGIQTESIDKGIKFDMLNIGEKVNTGWLSGEDGFLAIDNNGNGQIDDRSELFGGVNVGEGFAKLASFDSNGDGIVNANDTLFSELKLWQDANSNGITDQGELVSLGSAGITDLKISYTNVFSTDAQGNILGEFSSAVKNGSTIDMVDVYFRV; from the coding sequence ATGCCCTTAATTGATGACCTGTTGCAAGCATTAAAGTCAACATTACCTGATAACGACGTAAACCTCGTAGTTGCTTTTCCCGGTGCTGGTGGTGATGCACCTAGCTACCTAGATATCACAATTACTAACGGTAATTTCCTTAATGGTCTTTACGATAGCTATTGTATTGATGCGAATAAAGGAATTCTTCCAGGACAAACCTACCAGGCTCAAGTCTATTCCAGTTACAATGACCCAATCCCCACAGGAATCATTGATAAACCTGAAAATTTAGATGAGGTTAATTGGCTAATTAACCAACAATTCGTAGGTAAACAATCTTCTGGTGGTTTCGGTAGTTATACTTCCGGCGATATACAAGTAGCTATCTGGAATCTACTTGAGAACACATTGAACACATTGCCGCAAAATATATTCAGTACAGTCGGTCCATTCGAGCAAAGTCGAGTGGATGAGATTGTTAATGCAGCTCTTACAAATGGTGCAGGCTTTGTACCTGGTATTAGCACAGATGGAACACCTCAAGACATAGGAATTATTGTTGTTCCTGTTGACGGCTCAGGGAATAACATTGCACAAAGTACGATTAATATCCTCAAAACAGCTGCTTTGGGCGATTTTGTCTTTGAAGACCTCAATGCGAATGGTATTCAGGATGCGAATGAGAAAGGTGTGGGAGGCGTTACTGTCACCCTAACTGGTGGCGGTAAGGATGGTGTAATCGGTACAGCAGATGACACCATAGTTACCACAACCACAGATGCTGATGGCTCTTATCTGTTTCCTCTTCTTGTGCCAGGTGTAGAGTACAAAGTGACCTTTGGCAAGCCAAATGGTTTTGTCTTTACCAATGCCAATCAAGGCGATGATACTCTTGATTCCGATGCCGACCCACTCACGGGCATGAGTCAGATTATCAAACTGAATCCGCGTGAGTTCAATAGCACTATTGATGCAGGTATCTATAAACCAGCAGGTTTAGGAAACTTCGTCTTTGAAGACAAAAACGGTAACGGCATCCAAGATGCAGGAGACGCAGGTGTAGGCGGAGTGTTGGTAAAACTGCAAAATGCTGATGGCACAGCAGTTGTAGATGGTAGTGGCAACCCCATCACCACCACCACTAATGCTAATGGAGGTTATTCCTTCACAGGCTTAACCCCAGGGGAATACAAAGTCATGTTTGTCGCTCCCAATGGATTTGAATTCACCACTGCTAATGTTGGCAATGACGCATTAGATAGTGATGCTAACCCCAGCAATGGCATGACTCAAACCGTCACCCTCTCCAGTGGCGAATTTAATGACACCCTCGATGCGGGTTTAATTAAACCCGCAGGCTTAGGAAACTTCGTCTTTGAAGACAAAAACGGTAACGGCATCCAAGATGCAGGAGAAGCAGGTGTAGGCGGAGTGTTGGTAAAACTGCAAAATGCTGATGGCACAGCAGTTGTAGATGGTAGTGGCAACCCCATCACCACCACCACTAATGCTAATGGAGGTTATTCCTTCACAGGCTTAACCCCAGGGGAATACAAAGTCATGTTTGTCGCTCCCAATGGGTTTAAATTCACCACTGCTAATGTTGGCAATGACGCATTAGATAGTGATGCTAACCCCAGCAATGGCATGACTCAAACCGTCACCCTCTCCAGTGGCGAATTTAATGACACCCTCGATGCGGGTTTAATTAAACCAGCAGGCTTAGGAAACTTCGTCTTTGAAGACAAAAACGGTAACGGCATCCAAGATGCAGGAGACGCAGGTGTAGGCGGAGTGTTGGTAAAACTGCAAAATGCTGATGGCACAGCAGTTGTAGATGGTAGTGGCAACCCCATCACCACCACCACTAATGCTAATGGAGGTTATTCCTTCACAGGCTTAACCCCAGGGGAATACAAAGTCATGTTTGTCGCTCCCAATGGGTTTGAATTCACCACTGCTAATGTTGGCAATGACGCATTAGATAGTGATGCTGACCCAACTAATGGCATGACTCAAACCGTCACCCTCTCCAGTGGCGAGTTTAATGACACCCTCGATGCGGGTATCAAGCTTAAAAATACTGCACCAGATGCCAAAAATGACCTATTCCACTACACAGAAAATGAAGGTGGTGGATTTTATGATGGCAACAACCTGCTCTCCAACGACTTTGATGTAGACGGCGACGGTCTGCACGTTACCCATGTCAACGGTATTGAGATTGGTGGTGGTAGATGGATTCATCTCGACAAGGGCGATGTCTTCGTCAATCAGAACGGAGCTATTGACTTTGCTGCTGGCGGTGACTTTGACTTCCTCAAAGCCGGAGAAACCCGTGATGTTGGCTTCGACTACAAAGTATCCGACGGCAAAGGGGGAACAGACACTGCCCATGTTACCTTGAGAGTCAAAGGGCTTAACGATGCACCAGATGCCAAAAATGACCTATTCCACTACACAGAAAATGAAGGTGGTGGAGTTTATGATGGTAACAACCTGCTCTCCAACGACTTTGATGTAGACGGCGACGGTCTGCACGTTACCCATGTCAACGGTATTGAGATTGGTGGTGGTAGATGGATTCATCTCGACAAGGGCGATGTCTTCGTCAATCAGAACGGAGCTATTGACTTTGCTGCTGGCGGTGACTTTGACTTCCTCAAAGCCGGAGAAACCCGTGATGTCGGTTTCGACTACAAAGTATCCGACGGCAAAGGGGGAACAGACACTGCCAATGTCACCTTGAGAGTCAAAGGGCTTAACGATGCACCAGATGCCAAAAATGACCTATTCCACTACACAGAAAATGAAGGTGGTGGAGTTTATGATGGTAACAACCTGCTCTCCAACGACTTTGATGTAGACGGCGACGGTCTGCACGTTACCCATGTCAACGGTATTGAGATTGGTGGTGGTAGATGGATTCATCTCGACAAGGGCGATGTCTTCGTCAATCAGAACGGAGCTATTGACTTTGCTGCTGGCGGTGACTTTGACTTCCTCAAAGCCGGAGAAACCCGTGATGTTGGCTTCGACTACAAAGTATCCGACGGCAAAGGGGGAACAGACACTGCCCATGTCACCTTGAGAGTCAAAGGGCTTAACGATGCACCAGATGCCAAAAATGACCTATTCCACTACACAGAAAATGAAGGTGGTGGAGTTTATGATGGTAACAACCTGCTCTCCAACGACTTTGATGTAGACGGCGACGGTCTGCACGTTACCCATGTCAACGGTATTGCGATTGGTGGTGGTAGATGGATTCATCTCGACAAGGGCGATGTCTTCGTCAATCAGAACGGAGCTATTGACTTTGCTACTGGCGGTGATTTTAATTTCCTCGGAGGTGGACAAATCTCTGATGTTGGTTTCAACTACACAGTATCTGACGGCAAAGGGGGAACAGACACTGCCCATGTCACCTTGAGAGTCAATGGGGTTAACGATTTGAGCAGTGCAATTTTGAACAGTGCAATCGCTTTGCTGAATATCAGTCCAATCGCTTTTGACCTGAATGGTGATGGCATTCAAACCGAGAGTATTGACAAAGGAATTAAGTTCGACATGCTCAATATCGGTGAGAAAGTCAACACAGGATGGCTCTCTGGAGAAGACGGGTTCCTCGCAATTGACAACAACGGTAACGGGCAAATCGATGATCGCTCCGAGCTATTTGGTGGAGTAAACGTGGGTGAAGGCTTTGCTAAACTTGCGTCTTTTGACTCCAACGGCGACGGCATTGTCAACGCCAATGATACCCTGTTCAGTGAGTTGAAGCTTTGGCAAGACGCTAACTCTAATGGTATTACTGACCAGGGTGAACTGGTTTCCCTAGGGTCTGCTGGCATCACTGACCTGAAGATATCTTACACCAATGTCTTCAGCACAGATGCTCAGGGCAATATCTTGGGTGAGTTCAGTAGCGCAGTTAAGAACGGTAGCACCATCGACATGGTTGATGTGTACTTCCGAGTTTAG
- a CDS encoding PIN/TRAM domain-containing protein: protein MLDAIIILSFILAAAGIGFYSTDLLPNGSLDRVTNLDALRLTVAVFAAIIGGAIGLSFQTTYRRLENQVREMPLEVILTRAIGLVIGLLLANLMLAPLFLLPIPADFSFIKPLVAVVGSIILSVTGMNLADTHGRGLLRFINPNTVETMVAEGTLKPASTKVLDTSCIIDGRIETLLETGFLEGQIIVPQFVLQELQQVADASKDQKRVRGRRGLEILNRVKESYPDRIIINPSDYDDIPTVDAKLVRFAQEINGTLLTNDYNLSKVASVQKVPVLNVNDLVNAVRPTYLPGDNLDLKILKEGKEPSQGIGYLDDGTMVVVEEGRKYVGGELRVVVTSALQTTAGRMIFAKPQASALA from the coding sequence ATGCTTGATGCCATTATCATTCTCTCATTTATCCTGGCAGCCGCAGGCATCGGGTTCTACAGCACCGATCTGCTACCCAACGGGTCATTAGATCGGGTGACGAATCTGGACGCTTTACGCCTAACTGTTGCAGTTTTTGCCGCCATCATTGGTGGTGCGATCGGACTGAGTTTTCAAACCACCTACCGCCGCTTAGAAAACCAAGTCCGAGAAATGCCTCTGGAAGTAATTTTAACCCGTGCCATTGGCTTAGTCATTGGGTTATTATTAGCAAACTTAATGTTAGCCCCGCTATTTTTACTGCCCATTCCAGCAGACTTTAGTTTTATTAAACCACTAGTAGCAGTGGTTGGTAGTATTATCCTATCCGTTACTGGCATGAATTTAGCCGACACCCACGGACGGGGTTTATTGCGGTTTATTAATCCTAATACTGTGGAAACAATGGTAGCGGAAGGAACACTCAAACCCGCCAGCACCAAAGTTTTAGACACAAGCTGTATTATCGATGGTCGAATTGAAACACTACTAGAAACCGGATTTCTAGAAGGGCAAATCATCGTTCCACAGTTTGTCTTACAAGAATTGCAGCAAGTCGCTGATGCGAGTAAAGACCAAAAGCGGGTGCGGGGAAGGCGTGGACTAGAAATATTGAACCGTGTTAAGGAATCATATCCAGATCGAATTATTATCAACCCATCCGATTATGATGATATTCCTACGGTAGATGCTAAATTAGTGCGCTTTGCCCAAGAAATCAACGGCACACTCCTCACCAATGACTACAACTTATCTAAAGTTGCCAGCGTGCAGAAAGTGCCAGTGTTAAATGTGAACGACCTCGTGAATGCTGTCCGTCCTACCTATTTACCTGGGGATAACCTTGACCTCAAAATTCTTAAAGAAGGTAAAGAACCCAGCCAGGGTATTGGTTATTTAGATGATGGCACAATGGTTGTCGTTGAGGAAGGTAGAAAGTATGTAGGTGGTGAACTGCGGGTAGTAGTTACCAGCGCATTGCAAACTACAGCCGGACGGATGATTTTTGCCAAACCCCAAGCTTCAGCATTGGCGTGA
- a CDS encoding non-ribosomal peptide synthetase — protein MNIFSSSIQLEDYQLLEEWTITQTDYPSNANIHELFKIQASKTPNSIAIAYGNHTLTYQEIEHKSNQLAHYLQQFGVKKETLVAFFLERSSDLIITILAILKAGGAYLPLDTDAPLERLQSILEDAQAPILITQKSQIKQLPKTSDNLHIVCIDEGLDLTQFPDNFAPQSQVKADNLAYVMYTSGSTGKPKGVCVLHRGIVRLVKNTNYANFSPNDVILQLASIAFDAATFEIWAALLNGGKLVLMPFKMPSLQEIGTVIKEQNVTTLWLTSGLFNLMVEEQIEHLKPLRKLLAGGDVLSIYHVKKALEELPDCQLINGYGPTENTTFTCCHKITADDLRKNSIPIGRPIANTQVYILDEALQLVNIGIAGELYIGGDGLARGYLNRPDLTAEKFIKNPFSNEPSSRLYKTGDRARWLPDGTIEFLGRIDFQVKIRGFRVELGEIEAILAQHPSVRSAVVVVQEYQPGDKRLVAYFTGESENISPVTHSELHHFLQQKLPNYMIPSAFIWLDQLPLNANGKVDRKALPTPDNLVLDVNTNFASPRTPTEETLASIWADVLGVRVGIDQPFLELGGHSLHSTQIVSRVRDCFGVDLPVYAVLRASTIVELSRWIESALQQQKTQQSIPPLQPIPHDHDLPLSLYQERLWLLEQKSGLKPIYNLPMAFRLKGTLQVSRLEQAINKIIQRHESLRTTFPIVEGLPVQHIASELIISIPIQQIERDEKADIQKLVDAEAQQPFNVTQEPPIRVRLLRLAQNDHVLIITIHHIVADGWSLGIFIQELSVLYADYTQKCPSALDSPLLQYSDFSLWHRQWFQQPETYTPLVDYWSQKLADAPPLLELPNINPRPELQSFQGRIQSFQINLELTQQLKSLSQQSGSTLFMTLLAGFIILLHRYSSQQEIVVGSPVANRNRTEIESVIGCFSNIVPLRTSLAGNPSVLNLIEQIRQTTLEAYTYQDFPVEQLLPTLKSTRDLSYSPWYQVVFNLLNVPMSNLELTGLNIEQLPIEKGISLFDLSILMWETTTGLAGILEYNTDLFDQRTIEQFIYNFQTLLQELVTNPNQSILSIPMLTKDQQYWSQYRNKFKNSPRINPRRQVSQVIKSDPQDELERQLIQIWQKVLGISSVCVEDNFFNLGGHSLLALRLFAEIEKTLGKRLPLATLFQVPTIKELAQVIRQTGTPESSFSLNYPKFNPEDYRKLLATTAGRQGKKPRPESLIVSLNHQGNKQPFFFCGSSLDEVLPLMKYLGDEQPIHFMESGFSVFLPKVKEENIQALAAYHVQDILTLQPEGDYMLAGYSLGCLVTYEIVKQLERQGKKVSLLVMLDFTGYNPILHQYFAKVYPVFYQIGAFVNQCYKHLIQRHKNQSSLPMNEFLPLYLMQGYSGKVHLFLVSELSLHHKLLRLFFPRFGWKKETVEQVYKLPGNHLTFLAEPHVQVLADRLTVLLRTITVPKKKDFTVSAR, from the coding sequence ATGAATATTTTCTCTTCATCAATTCAATTAGAAGATTATCAATTATTAGAAGAATGGACAATAACACAAACAGATTATCCTAGTAATGCTAACATTCATGAATTATTTAAAATTCAAGCATCAAAGACTCCTAACTCTATTGCGATCGCCTATGGAAATCACACGCTAACTTATCAAGAAATTGAACATAAATCAAATCAACTTGCTCATTATTTACAACAGTTTGGGGTAAAAAAAGAAACCTTAGTTGCCTTTTTTTTAGAACGTTCTTCAGATTTAATTATTACTATCTTAGCTATTTTAAAAGCAGGTGGAGCTTATTTACCGCTAGATACTGATGCTCCCTTAGAACGCTTACAGAGCATCTTAGAAGATGCACAAGCACCTATTTTAATTACTCAGAAATCTCAGATAAAGCAACTGCCAAAAACTTCTGATAATCTGCATATTGTTTGTATTGATGAGGGACTAGATTTAACACAATTCCCCGATAATTTTGCACCCCAAAGTCAAGTTAAAGCCGATAATTTAGCTTATGTGATGTATACATCAGGCTCAACAGGTAAACCCAAGGGCGTTTGTGTCTTACATCGGGGTATTGTACGACTAGTAAAAAATACAAATTATGCTAATTTTAGTCCTAATGATGTAATTTTACAACTTGCATCTATTGCCTTTGATGCAGCAACATTTGAAATCTGGGCAGCTTTATTAAATGGCGGTAAACTGGTTTTGATGCCATTTAAAATGCCATCATTGCAAGAAATTGGGACAGTAATTAAGGAACAGAATGTTACGACCCTATGGTTAACATCTGGATTATTTAATTTAATGGTGGAGGAACAAATAGAACATCTAAAACCTTTGCGAAAACTTTTAGCGGGTGGTGATGTTTTATCGATATATCACGTTAAAAAGGCCTTAGAAGAATTACCTGATTGTCAATTAATTAATGGCTATGGACCTACAGAAAATACTACCTTTACCTGTTGCCATAAAATTACTGCTGATGACCTCAGAAAAAATTCGATTCCTATTGGTCGTCCTATTGCCAATACTCAAGTATATATACTCGATGAAGCTTTACAATTAGTTAACATTGGTATTGCAGGTGAACTTTATATTGGGGGTGATGGTTTAGCAAGAGGTTATCTAAATCGACCCGATTTAACCGCAGAAAAATTTATTAAAAATCCCTTTAGTAATGAACCTAGTTCCCGTCTTTATAAAACAGGCGATCGCGCACGTTGGCTACCTGATGGTACAATTGAATTCCTAGGACGAATTGATTTTCAAGTCAAAATCAGGGGTTTTCGGGTAGAATTGGGTGAAATTGAGGCAATTTTAGCACAACATCCATCCGTGCGATCGGCAGTCGTAGTAGTCCAGGAATATCAGCCAGGAGACAAGCGATTAGTAGCATATTTTACTGGAGAATCGGAAAATATCAGTCCAGTAACCCATAGTGAATTACATCATTTTCTCCAACAGAAACTGCCAAATTATATGATTCCATCGGCTTTTATCTGGTTGGATCAGTTACCCCTTAATGCTAATGGTAAGGTGGATCGAAAGGCTCTACCTACTCCAGATAACCTCGTTTTAGATGTCAATACCAATTTCGCTTCCCCCCGTACTCCAACCGAAGAAACACTAGCTTCCATTTGGGCAGATGTGTTAGGGGTACGAGTGGGAATTGATCAACCATTCTTAGAATTAGGTGGTCATTCTCTCCATTCCACTCAGATTGTTTCCCGTGTGCGAGACTGTTTTGGGGTAGATTTGCCTGTTTACGCAGTCCTACGAGCATCTACAATTGTCGAGTTGAGTCGGTGGATAGAGTCAGCACTTCAGCAACAAAAGACTCAACAGAGTATTCCACCACTGCAACCAATTCCCCACGATCATGATTTACCCTTATCGTTATATCAAGAACGATTGTGGCTATTAGAACAAAAATCCGGTCTTAAACCGATTTACAACCTACCAATGGCCTTTCGACTGAAAGGAACTTTGCAAGTTTCCAGATTGGAACAGGCGATTAACAAAATTATACAACGCCATGAATCTCTGCGAACTACGTTCCCAATAGTGGAAGGACTACCTGTTCAACATATTGCTTCAGAATTAATTATCTCCATTCCCATTCAACAGATTGAAAGGGATGAGAAAGCGGATATACAAAAGTTAGTAGATGCAGAAGCCCAACAACCATTTAACGTTACACAAGAGCCACCAATCCGTGTTAGATTACTGCGGTTGGCACAAAACGATCACGTCCTGATCATCACGATACATCACATTGTTGCCGATGGCTGGTCATTAGGAATCTTTATCCAGGAGCTATCAGTTCTTTACGCAGATTATACTCAAAAATGTCCTTCTGCCTTAGATTCACCATTACTTCAGTACAGTGATTTCAGCCTTTGGCATCGGCAATGGTTTCAGCAGCCAGAGACATATACCCCGTTAGTAGACTACTGGAGTCAAAAACTAGCTGATGCTCCTCCCTTACTGGAATTACCAAACATTAACCCCCGTCCTGAATTACAATCCTTTCAAGGACGTATCCAATCATTTCAAATTAATTTAGAACTAACGCAGCAACTGAAAAGCCTCAGTCAACAATCAGGCTCTACACTGTTTATGACGTTGTTAGCAGGTTTTATCATTCTGCTGCATCGCTATAGTAGTCAACAAGAGATAGTAGTAGGTTCTCCAGTAGCCAACCGCAACCGCACCGAAATTGAATCTGTCATCGGTTGCTTCTCTAATATTGTGCCACTTCGCACCAGTTTAGCTGGGAATCCCTCTGTTCTCAATTTGATTGAGCAGATACGACAAACAACTTTAGAAGCCTATACCTATCAAGATTTTCCAGTTGAACAGTTGCTACCGACTTTAAAATCAACTAGGGATTTGAGCTACTCTCCCTGGTATCAGGTGGTATTTAATCTGCTGAATGTGCCTATGAGCAATTTAGAGCTAACTGGACTGAATATAGAACAACTACCAATTGAAAAAGGTATTTCCCTATTTGATTTGTCAATTTTGATGTGGGAAACAACGACAGGATTAGCAGGAATATTAGAATACAACACCGATCTTTTTGATCAACGCACAATTGAGCAGTTCATCTACAACTTTCAAACTTTGTTGCAGGAACTTGTAACCAATCCAAATCAGAGTATTTTGTCAATACCAATGTTGACGAAGGATCAACAATATTGGTCACAATATAGGAATAAATTCAAGAACTCACCGAGAATCAACCCGCGCAGACAAGTTTCCCAGGTTATTAAATCTGATCCTCAAGACGAACTAGAACGGCAATTGATCCAAATTTGGCAAAAAGTTTTGGGTATTTCATCTGTATGTGTTGAGGATAATTTCTTTAACTTGGGAGGACATTCTTTGTTAGCATTGCGCCTATTTGCAGAAATTGAGAAGACTTTAGGAAAAAGGCTACCCCTAGCAACTCTGTTTCAAGTCCCAACCATTAAAGAACTTGCTCAGGTGATTCGTCAAACAGGAACTCCAGAATCTTCTTTTTCTCTCAATTACCCAAAGTTTAATCCAGAAGACTATCGAAAACTTCTAGCTACTACTGCTGGTCGTCAGGGGAAAAAACCTAGACCGGAATCTTTAATTGTAAGTCTCAATCATCAAGGAAATAAACAGCCATTTTTCTTCTGTGGTAGCAGTTTAGATGAGGTCTTACCACTCATGAAATACCTAGGAGATGAACAACCAATTCATTTTATGGAATCAGGTTTTTCTGTATTTCTGCCTAAAGTTAAAGAAGAAAACATCCAAGCACTAGCGGCTTATCATGTTCAGGATATTCTCACCTTGCAACCAGAGGGAGATTATATGTTGGCTGGTTATTCTTTGGGTTGTTTAGTAACTTATGAAATTGTCAAACAACTTGAGCGTCAGGGCAAAAAAGTTTCTCTTTTAGTGATGTTGGATTTTACCGGGTATAATCCAATTCTGCATCAATATTTTGCTAAAGTTTATCCTGTTTTCTACCAGATAGGAGCTTTTGTAAATCAGTGCTACAAACATCTCATTCAAAGGCATAAAAACCAGTCATCTTTACCAATGAATGAGTTCCTGCCGCTTTACCTCATGCAAGGCTATTCTGGGAAAGTTCACCTGTTTTTAGTTAGTGAATTATCTTTACATCACAAGTTATTACGCTTGTTTTTTCCCCGTTTTGGTTGGAAAAAGGAAACAGTAGAACAAGTTTATAAACTGCCAGGTAATCACTTAACTTTTCTAGCAGAACCTCATGTACAGGTATTAGCAGATAGATTAACTGTTTTGTTGAGGACAATCACCGTGCCAAAAAAGAAAGATTTTACAGTTTCGGCACGGTGA
- the hemW gene encoding radical SAM family heme chaperone HemW — protein MAKVNNSSIVSSAYVHIPFCRRRCFYCDFPVFVVGDRSRGETSGTISQYVETLCQEISTSPVFGQPLKTIFFGGGTPSLLSTPQLQQILEVLEKRFGLTAGAEISMEVDPGTFDLEHITGYRRAGVNRVSLGVQALQAELLKLAGRSHSVEDIVAAVELIHQAQISEFSLDLISGLPHQSLDQWQDSLTKAVAIKPTHISIYDLTIEPGTAFGRYYQPGDKPLPTDETTVKMYRMAQQALTSAGYEHYEISNYAQIGHQCQHNRVYWENRPYYGFGMGAASYLEGKRFTRPRKTQEYYQWVKTGCVIDCEVTPPEEILLDTLMLGLRLAEGVSLTALTHQFGQQQIEAIHKCLQPYFAKGWVEVVDDRLRLLDPEGFLFSNVVLADLFNQLG, from the coding sequence ATGGCAAAAGTTAATAACTCTAGCATTGTCAGTTCTGCCTATGTACACATTCCGTTTTGCAGACGGCGGTGCTTTTATTGTGATTTCCCGGTGTTTGTGGTGGGCGATCGCTCGCGGGGGGAAACTTCTGGTACTATTTCTCAATACGTTGAGACGCTCTGTCAAGAAATTTCTACTTCCCCAGTCTTTGGTCAACCTTTAAAAACAATTTTCTTTGGCGGTGGGACTCCCTCACTGCTATCTACTCCTCAGTTACAACAAATTTTAGAGGTACTAGAGAAGCGGTTTGGTCTGACTGCTGGCGCGGAAATTTCTATGGAAGTAGACCCAGGAACATTCGATTTAGAGCATATTACAGGCTATCGTCGCGCGGGCGTGAATCGGGTAAGTTTGGGTGTACAAGCGTTGCAAGCTGAATTGTTAAAATTGGCAGGGCGATCGCACTCGGTAGAAGATATTGTTGCGGCGGTAGAATTAATTCACCAAGCCCAAATTTCAGAATTTAGCTTAGACCTGATTTCTGGATTGCCGCATCAGTCTTTAGATCAATGGCAAGATTCTCTCACCAAAGCAGTAGCGATTAAACCCACTCACATATCTATATATGATCTCACCATTGAGCCGGGAACTGCTTTTGGTCGTTACTACCAACCTGGAGACAAACCATTACCTACAGATGAAACCACAGTCAAAATGTACCGCATGGCGCAACAAGCCTTAACATCTGCGGGTTATGAACATTACGAAATTTCCAACTATGCCCAAATAGGACATCAATGTCAACATAATCGCGTCTATTGGGAAAATCGCCCCTATTATGGCTTTGGTATGGGTGCGGCGAGTTATCTCGAAGGTAAACGCTTCACCCGTCCCCGTAAAACTCAGGAATATTATCAATGGGTAAAAACTGGCTGTGTGATTGATTGTGAAGTTACACCTCCAGAAGAAATATTATTAGATACTTTGATGCTGGGGTTGCGTTTAGCTGAGGGTGTGAGTTTAACTGCACTTACCCACCAATTCGGTCAACAGCAGATAGAAGCAATTCACAAATGTCTACAACCTTATTTTGCCAAAGGCTGGGTAGAAGTTGTAGACGACAGGTTACGTTTACTCGACCCAGAGGGGTTTTTGTTTTCTAATGTAGTGTTAGCAGATTTATTTAATCAGTTGGGATGA